From a single Sander vitreus isolate 19-12246 chromosome 4, sanVit1, whole genome shotgun sequence genomic region:
- the prph gene encoding peripherin: MYCCITSISKPPALSSQNRTRPTMSHSSMHTSTSYRRTFGSPHPISMSSYSPVSSRMPVSGGRYMRSMSPVVASRSTTYQQHRSRSSAQPPRLSYDKVDFTLSEAINQEFLTTRSNEKAELQELNDRFASFIEKVRYLEQQNGALQQELNQFKGQQQHGQPSRASEIFQEEVRDLRRQLDATGKERDHYQVERDNLAEDVVLLKQRLEEEAQKRADAEHNLVAFRKDVDDATLSRLELERKIESLMDEIEFLKKLHDEEIQDVQVSVQTQQLKMEVDSSTARPDLTGALRDIRAQYETIALKNMQESEDWYKSKFNDLTESAKRNTDNLRQAKQEANESRRQIQSLSCEIDALKNTNEALLRQMREMEDQFGNEIGNYQDNVGRLEDEIRHLKDEMARHLREYQDLLNVKMALDIEIATYRKLLEGEESRITLPMLNIGMSNIELRDCKLDYEHTPGSMSKKTVVIKTVETRDGEVVKESRREKERESVRTDKDDKDDKDDKDDNDDE, translated from the exons ATGTACTGTTGCATCACGAGCATCTCCAAGCCTCCAGCTCTCTCTTCTCAGAACAGAACGAGACCAACCATGAGCCACTCTTCAATGCATACCTCAACTTCCTACAGGCGCACCTTTGGAAGCCCACACCCCATCTCCATGTCCTCTTACTCCCCTGTATCCTCCCGTATGCCCGTTTCTGGGGGTCGCTATATGCGTTCAATGTCACCCGTGGTTGCATCCCGCTCCACCACCTACCAACAACATCGTTCTCGCTCCAGCGCCCAACCCCCTCGCCTCTCCTACGACAAGGTGGACTTCACCCTGTCTGAAGCCATCAACCAGGAGTTCCTAACCACCCGCAGCAACGAGAAGGCCGAGCTGCAGGAGCTCAACGACCGCTTTGCCAGCTTCATCGAGAAGGTGCGCTACCTGGAGCAGCAGAATGGTGCACTGCAGCAGGAGCTCAACCAGTTCAAGGGCCAGCAGCAGCATGGTCAGCCCAGTCGTGCCTCTGAGATCTTCCAGGAGGAGGTGAGGGACCTGCGCCGCCAACTGGATGCCACCGGAAAGGAGAGGGACCATTACCAAGTGGAGAGGGACAACCTGGCTGAAGACGTGGTCCTGCTCAAGCAGAG GTTGGAGGAAGAGGCCCAGAAGAGGGCAGATGCTGAGCATAACCTGGTTGCTTTCCGCAAG GATGTGGATGATGCCACATTGTCCCGTCTGGAGCTGGAGAGGAAGATCGAGTCTCTGATGGATGAGATTGAATTCCTCAAGAAGCTCCATGATGAA GAAATCCAGGACGTACAAGTGAGTGTCCAGACCCAGCAGCTGAAGATGGAGGTGGACAGCAGCACCGCCAGGCCCGACCTAACTGGTGCTCTGAGGGATATCCGGGCCCAGTATGAGACCATTGCCTTGAAGAACATGCAGGAATCTGAGGACTGGTATAAGTCCAAG TTTAATGATCTGACTGAGTCTGCAAAGCGCAACACTGATAATCTGAGGCAGGCCAAGCAGGAGGCCAATGAGTCCAGGAGGCAGATTCAGTCTCTTAGCTGTGAAATTGATGCACTGAAGAACACG AATGAAGCTCTGCTGAGACAGATGCGTGAAATGGAGGACCAATTTGGCAATGAGATCGGCAACTACCAGGACAATGTAGGAAGGCTGGAGGATGAGATCCGCCACCTGAAGGACGAGATGGCTCGCCACCTTCGGGAGTACCAGGACCTCCTCAATGTCAAAATGGCTTTGGACATTGAGATTGCAACTTACCGTAAACTgctggagggggaggagagcaG GATTACTCTTCCCATGCTCAATATTGGCATGAGCA ATATagaattacgggattgtaaatt AGACTACGAACACACTCCAGGCAGCATGAGCAAGAAGACTGTGGTGATCAAGACTGTTGAGACTAGAGATGGAGAG GTGGTGAAGGAATCcaggagggagaaggagagagagtcaGTCCGAACCGACAAGGACGACAAGGACGACAAGGACGACAAGGATGACAACGACGACGAGTAG
- the pmela gene encoding premelanosome protein a — protein MRTLELVLLVLAFTFATAIRPRSQFTRYRSWNSRMYPVWKDGDQRFRNCWFGGEVTFDLKNDAPTLTGARATFNINLNFPPNQTALPDGQVVWAQNCTINGQQYQEGQAVYPDRGTQSTGVFPDGTPFSRSQNKKPSYVFVWKTWGRYWQVADGPSSSLTIGTDNVPLGSYNMEVVIYHSRGKDTFIPLGYASTVFAITDQIPFTISLAQVNDVNQDDQNFIQNRAIAFNVKLHDPSQYLNGADISFSWDFGDSTGTLISRETTVTHTYLTVGTFKPQVVLMASISNGCGNPTAVAPIDASAATAVVVMASTPAADPAAPAEGGDAIALDVPASETTPLTASVQPAEAENGEAVVDTEAVEVASVAPAGVDAAVVLEEQDPADTAAPAAPAAPAAPAAPAAPAAEADVAAEDTDLAAGEVATVDPVVPAAEEPADADTAAADETAVLTDATEENALVIDAAASVAPVAEGEEAVVEVAGTVTVAPAAEVAVEQEGDVAADVDVAAADAAAAAEVVQAETEAPADNIVAPAATETTAVEEAAPADDTEAEVQATENEVAATAAPAEQPAGNEEAVAAEGEVQAEVETDPAQVALVVAKRQAPELTADCMVYRYGSLATSLDVVQGIESVQIVQMSNVVAIATELDQKAVDVTITCQGSLPSEVCTVISDADCITPVATICNAATPSPDCEMVLRQFFNDSGVFCINVSLTNDVSLAMASARVSVTLASGGSPAGTAATVLGVMVLACVICCIGLMYRRFKQYQPLREDHGDSNGGSSAVTSVPLMLWNLLSRQSPGESRPLLQGRTV, from the exons ATGAGGACTCTGGAACTGGTGCTGCTGGTTTTGGCTTTTACATTTGCCACTGCGATAC GGCCTAGAAGTCAGTTCACACGTTATCGCTCATGGAACTCACGGATGTATCCGGTGTGGAAAGATGGAGACCAGAGATTCAGGAACTGTTGGTTTG gTGGTGAAGTAACTTTTGATCTGAAAAATGATGCACCCACACTGACTGGAGCAAGAGCAACCTTCAATATTAATCTTAACTTCCCACCAAACCAGACAGCACTCCCTGATGGCCAGGTGGTCTGGGCGCAAAACTGCACCATCAATG GACAACAGTACCAGGAGGGTCAGGCTGTGTATCCTGACCGGGGCACCCAGTCGACTGGAGTTTTCCCTGATGGTACACCGTTCTCCAGGAGCCAGAACAAGAAACCCAGCTACGTGTTTGTGTGGAAGACATGGG GGCGCTACTGGCAGGTGGCAGACGGACCATCCTCCTCCCTTACTATTGGAACAGACAACGTCCCCCTAGGCTCCTACAACATGGAGGTTGTCATCTATCACAGCCGTGGCAAAGACACATTTATCCCTCTCGGCTACGCCTCCACGGTCTTCGCCATCACAG ACCAGATTCCCTTCACTATTTCACTCGCCCAAGTCAACGATGTAAACCAGGACGACCAGAACTTCATCCAGAACCGAGCCATTGCTTTCAACGTCAAGCTCCATGATCCCAGCCAGTATCTCAACGGCGCCGACATCAGCTTCAGCTGGGACTTTGGTGACAGCACTGGTACTCTGATCTCCAGAGAAaccactgtcacacacacatacctcacTGTCGGAACCTTCAAACCTCAGGTGGTCCTGATGGCAAGCATCTCCAATGGCTGCGGAAACCCCACTGCTG TTGCTCCTATTGATGCCTCTGCTGCTACAGCAGTAGTCGTGATGGCCTCCACCCCTGCAGCTGACCCAGCAGCACCAGCCGAGGGAGGAGATGCAATTGCTTTGGACGTTCCTGCTTCTGAGACCACTCCACTCACTGCTTCAGTGCAGCCAGCTGAAGCAGAAAATGGAGAAGCGGTTGTTGACACAGAGGCAGTAGAGGTCGCCTCAGTAGCACCTGCAGGAGTCGACGCAGCTGTTGTTCTAGAGGAACAAGATCCCGCTGACACTGCTGCCCCTGCTGcccctgctgctcctgctgcccCTGCTGCCCCTGCTGCCCCTGCTGCAGAAGCAGATGTTGCTGCCGAGGACACAGATCTAGCTGCAGGTGAGGTGGCCACTGTTGACCCTGTCGTACCTGCAGCTGAAGAGCCGGCAGATGCTGatacagcagctgcagatgaaACCGCAGTGCTTACAGATGCAACTGAAGAAAATGCGCTTGTGATTGATGCTGCTGCTTCAGTTGCACCTGTTGCAGAGGGAGAAGAAGCTGTAGTTGAGGTTGCTGGCACTGTCACTGTTGCTCCTGCAGCAGAAGTAGCTGTAGAGCAAGAAGGTGATGTGGCTGCTGATGTTGATGTCGCTGCTGccgatgctgct GCTGCTGCAGAGGTTGTACAAGCTGAAACAGAAGCCCCTGCTGATAACATTGTAGCTCCTGCTGCCACTGAGACCACAGCTGTAGAAGAGGCAGCACCAGCTGATGATACAGAGGCCGAAGTACAGGCAACTGAGAATGAAGTTGCAGCTACTGCAGCTCCTGCAG AGCAACCAGCAGGCAATGAAGAGGCCGTTGCAGCTGAAGGTGAAGTTCAAGCAGAGGTCGAAACAGATCCAGCACAGGTTGCCCTCGTTGTGGCTAAAAGACAAGCACCAGAGCTGACAGCTGACTGCATGGTCTACCGTTATGGCTCCCTCGCCACTTCTCTAGATGTTGTCC AGGGTATTGAGAGTGTACAGATTGTACAGATGTCCAACGTTGTAGCAATTGCGACTGAGTTGGATCAGAAAGCTGTGGACGTCACCATTACCTGTCAGGGAAG TCTGCCAAGTGAGGTCTGCACAGTCATTTCAGATGCTGACTGTATCACACCGGTGGCAACAATCTGTAATGCAGCTACACCCTCTCCAGACTGTGAAATGGTCCTTCGTCAGTTCTTCAATGACTCTGGAGTATTTTGCATCAATGTCTCTTTGACCAATGATGTCAGTCTTGCTATGGCAAGTGCTAGAGTCAGTGTAACATTAG CCTCCGGTGGTTCCCCAGCTGGAACTGCAGCCACAGTCCTGGGGGTTATGGTTCTCGCCTGTGTTATCTGTTGTATTGGTTTGATGTACAG gcGGTTCAAGCAGTATCAGCCACTAAGAGAAGACCATGGTGACAGTAATGGAGGCAGCTCGGCGGTAACATCTGTGCCTTTGATGTTGTGGAACTTGTTGAGCAGACAGTCACCTGGAGAGAGTCGTCCACTGCTTCAGGGGAGGACTGTGTGA